CGGATTTCTTTTACGGAATCACCAACAACTTCAGCGTCGGCCGCTTCGACCTCAGCATCCTGGGCGACGGGGTGCAGGGCCTGCAACTGCTGAACGGTTCGCGCCGGAACATTGGTCTGGTCAACGGCAGCTACAGCCGCAAAGACGTGCTGGGCCGGTGGCAATCGCCCGAAAATCCGGGTGATGGCCGGACGCCGAGGGCCAATGTGTCTCCAACGGGCGGCAACGTGAGCTACGTGTCGAGCCTGCTGGTCGAGGACGCGTCGTTCTTCCGGATTCGGAACATCAACCTGCGGTATGCGTTGCCCGAAACCGCCTGCAAAGCCCTGTTTATCCGGAATGCCAGCGTGAGTCTGTCGGTGCAGAACGCCTTGACGTTCACCAAATATCGGGGTTACAACCCCGAGCAGAGCCTGAACGGAAGCAGTTCGCTGACACCCGGTGTGGATTTCAACGGGTATCCGCTGGCCCGGACCTATACCCTTGGTTTAAATGTAATTTTCTAAACCCTGACCTTAACGTAACGTAACAGATGAAATTTCGTCTATTGATCATCGGCGCACTCAGCCTGGGGCTGGCCAGTTGTTCGGATTTTCTGGAACTGGCCCCCAAAGACGCGATGAACGTCAAGAATTTTTACCGGAATGCCTCCGATATGCAGGCCGCCGTCAATGCCGCCTACGGAATGCTGACGACGGCCGGTGAATACGGGTATGCCTATTACAACGTGGGCGAAGTCCGCTCCGACAATACGATGAACTGGGAAGGCGGGGGTAACCTGCCTGATGCCGAACTCGACCAGTTCAAAATGGCCTCCACCAACGAAATCATCCGGCTGATGTGGCTGGATACCTACCGGGGCATTCTGGCCTGTAACGCGGTACTGGACCATATAGGTGGGGCGACGATGGACCAGGCGCTGCGGGACCGGTTTATTGGAGAAGCCAAATTCCTGCGGGCGCTGATGTATTTCAATCTGGTCCGGACGTTTGGGGATGTGCCGCTGGTCGTTTCCGAAACCAAGTCGGTAGCCGAAGGGTACACCCAGTCGAGAAGACCTGCGTCGGAAGTCTACAGCCAGATCATGGCGGACCTGACCGACGCCGAGCAAAAACTGCCGGTTTCGTACACGGGCAGCGACATGGGACGGGCCACGAAGGGAGCGGCCCGGGGCCTGCTCGGCAAGGTATACCTGACCACCGGCGATTTTGCGAAAGCAAAGGACAAACTCAAGGAAGTGATCGACCAGAACACCTATCAACTGCTGGACGATTACAAGGCGCTGTGGCTCGTAGCGAACGCCAACAACCAGGAGTCCCTATTTGAAGTGCAGTTCAAGAAAGGCGGCACCGGAACGGGCAGCAACTTTTACAACAACTTTGCGCCCCGGAACTCCGGCACCTCCGTCATTAAAGTCGGCTTTCCGAGCGGACGTAACATCCCGACGGCGGATCTGATTGCCGCCTACGAACCCGGCGATGTTCGCAAGGACGCGTCGCTGGCCTTGGGCTACACGGATGGTGTGACGGGGAAGTTTGTGGCGGACCCCTACACGCTGAAATTTCAGGACACGCCGTTTGCGGAAGGCGATGCGGACAACAATTGGCCGGTGCTCCGGTACGCCGACGTGCTGCTGATGTACGCCGAGGCTCTGAACGAAGCGAACGGCGGCCCGACGGCGGAAGCGCTGGACGCTATCAATGCGGTTCGGAAACGGGCCAAGCTGGCTCCGCTGCCATCAGGAATCAACAAGGCGGCTTTTGCGCTGGCCATCGAGCACGAGCGGCAGGTGGAACTGGCGTTTGAAGGGCACCGCTGGTTTGATCTGGTGCGGACGGGTCGGGCGGTTCCGGTGATGAATGGTCATTTTAAAGGGCCGGTCGTGCAGGAGTTCAACAAGGTTTTTCCGATTCCGCAGACCCAGATTGACGTCAATCCACAGGGAATCACGCAAAACCCCGGTTATACCTTCTAAAAAACAACCAAGCTTTCACAGGAGCGACTCGCATTGGCTTTCGTTGGGTAGGGTCGCTCCACCTTTATCAAGCATTTAATGAACAACATAAATTATCTGCGTCTGCTGGTTTTATCCCTCTTCGGATTAACCAACGCTTTGGGAGTCGCTCGGGCCGATGCGTTCGGGCTAACGTCCCGCCCAAATTCAATGCGGATCGACACGGTGTCGGCTTCGTCGGTTTTTATCCATACCGGTTTTGAGAACGCGTCCCCGATGAACTGGGAGATCGACGCCGAGGGGCGGGTGGTCGGCCGTCTGGTGTATGACCACGAGCGGTTTTCAATCAACCGGGCGGTTAACCACTTTCATTTCCGGGTGGAAGCCCCGGTTGGCAAGGAGGTAACGATTATCCTGCAAAACTTTGATAACATCTGGAACCGTACTCCGGCCAGTTCCATCTCCAAACGGACCCCCATCGTTGTTTCTTTTGACAACAAAACCTGGGAGAGCCGCCCCACCGAGTTGATTTCGGGCAATCGGTTGCAGTTCACGCTGAAAATGACCGGTCCTAGTGCCTACATCGCCAGCCTGGAGCCCTACCGAATCAGCGATCTGGACCGGTTTCTGGCCAAAATCCGAACGCACAAACTGATTACCGTCACACCCATCGGGTACACCGCCGAGGGGAAGTCACTGGAAATTATTAAAGTGGGCAACGAAAAAGCGCCGAAGCGGCTGTTTATCCGGGCGCGGGCGCATTCCTTCGAAACGGGCGGCAACTGGACGGTCGAAGGGCTGGTCAACCGGTTGCTGAAGGACGATGCCGAGTCGAGGCTGTACCTGAAAAATTACTGCGTGTACATTCTGCCGATGGCCAACAAGGACGGTGTGGCGCGGGGCCGAACGCGGTTCAACGCCAACGGCTACGACCTGAACCGCAAGTGGGATAGGGCCGCTGATTCGCTGGTGGCACCGGAGAACTATTTTCTGGAAAAATGGCTGCAAAAGATGATTCGGGAAAACAAAAAACCGGACCTGGCCATCGACCTGCACAACGACCCCGGCGGTTACCTGCACATCAGCCGACCCGCGGGCGACATCACGGCTTACCTAGCCAATATGAAGAAGCTCGAAACGCTTTTGCGGAAATACACCTGGTTTACGGAGGGTTCCACCAATCCCCAGTTCCGCAACCCCGGCTCGCTGGGCGAGGGTTTCATGGAACGGTTTGGCATCCAGGCGCTGGTCTATGAGCTGAATTACGAGTGGATTGAAGGCTTGAAAAAAGCCCCGCTGGCCCAGGATTGGGTCCTATTGGGCAGCAAACTGCCGGAGGTGTTTTACCATTACTTCCAAAACCCGTAACCGAATGCGGAAGCGAGTGCCTTTGCCGATCGGATGGGTCGGCCTACTTCTTTTTCTGATCGCATCCGTCAGCTTTCGCGTGCCGGGAATGCTAAATGTGAGGGTGGAGCCCGCCGAAAGCTACACCCTGGATTCGACCCGGTTGGATGTTAAAACCGTGGCGGTCAACCTGAACGTGCCCTGGGACATGGTCTGGGGACCCGACAACTGGATCTGGTTTACCGAACAGGACGGGAAAGTCCGGCGGCTCAATCCGGAGACGGGGCAAATTATTGACCTGCTGCAAATCGGTGACTACTACCGGAAGCGGTTGGGGCTGGCGAGCATGGTGCTGCATCCCGACTGGAAAAAAACTCCGCAAGTGTTTATCAACTACACCCACATTCAAAAGGATTCTGTCATTGTATCCAAACTGGTTCGGTATACCTACAACGGGAAAATCTTAACCCATCCCACGCTGCTGTACCAAATTCCGGGGTATCTGGGGCATAACGGTTCCCGGCTGGTTATCAGCAAAGACCGGAAACTTCTGTGGGCCACCGGCGATCTGAAGCAGCACGAAACCATTTTAGAGCCGAACGCGACCAACGGCAAGGTGCTGCGCCTGAACCTCGACGGCACCATTCCCGCCGACAATCCCTTTCCGGGCAGCCCGGTGTGGTCGATGGGTTTCCGGGTGCCGCAGGGGCTGGCGTATACGGACAATGGCAATCTGTTTATTGCCGAACACGGGGATGCCACCGACGACGAAGTGAACCGGGTGGTGAAGGGAGCTAGTTACGGCTGGCCCCACATCGCCGGTTTCAGTGATCTTCCCGGCGAAGAACGGTATGCCGCTGAGCATCCCAGCGTATTTCCGGTCAAAGCCTGGACGCCCACCATTGCCCCGGCGGGGATGGACTATTACAACGGCAACATTCCGGAATGGAAAAATGCCCTGCTGCTCACCACGTTGAAAGATCAAAGCCTGCGGGTACTCCGGCTGGACGCTCGGCGGGAGACGATTATCGACGAGCAGATTCATTTCTCAAAGCAGTTTGGCCGTCTGCGCGACGTATGTGTGTCGCCCTCGGGCGCGGTCTATATCTCCACCAGCAACCGTGACTGGAACCCACCCGCCAATTTCCCACTTCCCACCGACGACCGCATTATCCGCATTAGCCGGGCGGGCGTCATTCCGAAAGCCGCACGGGTTGCCAATGTTCAGAAAAATACCGGGCCCCAATCAGCGGCTTTGTTGTATGCGAGTTACTGCGCATCCTGCCACAAACCAGATGGGCGCGGGGTACCGGGTTCTTTTCCGTCTCTGCTCACGTCGGCCCGGCTGAAAGGCGACAAAAAGGCGCTGATTGCCTTCGTCTTGCAGGGTTCCCAGTCGGCGTCTGGGGAGGGAATGCCCGCTTTCAGTTTTATGACCGATGCCCAACTGGCCGAAGTTGTCTCGTACGCCCGCGTCAACCTGGCAAAGGAAGCATCGGCGGTTTCGGTCGAGGAAATAAAGCAGGTCAGGATTGATAAAAAATAACGGATGCGTAAATATTTGGGCAGAACGTTAAAAATTCAGGTAGTTCCGCTTTTCAGCTAAAAAGCAATTCGTGCGAATGATTCTGGAAGCTTCCGAATCGGCACGGATTAGTTTGTCGCGCATCACCATGAACGAAGGGCAGGTATACCGCACTCTTTACAAAGGCTGGACGGCCCTCGGGATGCGTAACCAATGGCTGACGCTCCAGATTCTGCCGCAGTTGGGCGGACGAATCCTGCAAATGACGCTGGACGGTTACGATTTCTTTTTTGTTAACCCGGCCCTCGAAGGCTTCGAACCCGACGAAAGCCGTCTGGGCGAAAACGGGAGCTGGCTGAACTTCGGCGGGGAAAAAATCTGGCCCGCTCCCCAGGGGTGGGATTCGCCCGACAGCTGGCCCGGTCCGCCCGATCCCGTTTTCGACAGCGGGGTGTTTGAGGTATTGCCCCCGGAAGAGAAATCTCCCAACCGACTGACGCTGCGAAGTGCGGTCGATCCCTACACCGGTCTCCAACTCACCAAGGCTATTATGTTGTCCGAAAACCGTTCGGAAGTCGTGGTCGAAGCCACCTTTGCCAACCGGAGCACCACGCCCCGGCCGTGGTCCATCTGGCCGGTGTTGCAGTTGAATACGCCCGACTGGCAGGCAGCCGGCCGGTATCAGGTTACCAGTCCGATGACGCCGGACCGGGCCGAAAATTCTGGCTTCCGGGTATTGCACGGGTTGGTAAATAATCCCCAGTTTGGACCGGATGCGCACGGCAATCTGGTTGTGAACTACCAGTACCTGGTGGGCAAAGTAGGCCTGGACAGCCCGGCCAACTGGGTGGCCTTCTGTGACCGGCAAACCGGCCGGGTGCTGGTTGCCTCGGCGACCTACCAGCCCGGAATGCCTTACCCCGAAGGAACCTCCGTGCAAATCTGGACCCAGGGCCGGGGGCAGATTTACGCCAATCATCAGGTAACCGATTTGCCAAATGACCCGCAGTTGACCCCGCCGTATCTGGAAATGGAGCTACTGTCGCCCCTGAAAACCATGCTTCCCGGAGCGCAACTGCGGTTTGTATACCGGATGCGGGCCTGCACGGTTCCGGCCGGTGCGGAAGTGAAAACGGTTAACGAATTCGGGGTGGTAACGGAGTTTCTGAAAGCCGTGCTTCTTGGTGAGACCATCCAGGTAACGGGCCAA
This Larkinella insperata DNA region includes the following protein-coding sequences:
- a CDS encoding DUF4380 domain-containing protein; the protein is MILEASESARISLSRITMNEGQVYRTLYKGWTALGMRNQWLTLQILPQLGGRILQMTLDGYDFFFVNPALEGFEPDESRLGENGSWLNFGGEKIWPAPQGWDSPDSWPGPPDPVFDSGVFEVLPPEEKSPNRLTLRSAVDPYTGLQLTKAIMLSENRSEVVVEATFANRSTTPRPWSIWPVLQLNTPDWQAAGRYQVTSPMTPDRAENSGFRVLHGLVNNPQFGPDAHGNLVVNYQYLVGKVGLDSPANWVAFCDRQTGRVLVASATYQPGMPYPEGTSVQIWTQGRGQIYANHQVTDLPNDPQLTPPYLEMELLSPLKTMLPGAQLRFVYRMRACTVPAGAEVKTVNEFGVVTEFLKAVLLGETIQVTGQFGVFAQGEVSLQFMNEQGQRVHPLSGMASWLVDPRTAFCLDFQLPINELPAHSIAQVVLHFTEADNIFSGDLSHSDL
- a CDS encoding RagB/SusD family nutrient uptake outer membrane protein, with translation MKFRLLIIGALSLGLASCSDFLELAPKDAMNVKNFYRNASDMQAAVNAAYGMLTTAGEYGYAYYNVGEVRSDNTMNWEGGGNLPDAELDQFKMASTNEIIRLMWLDTYRGILACNAVLDHIGGATMDQALRDRFIGEAKFLRALMYFNLVRTFGDVPLVVSETKSVAEGYTQSRRPASEVYSQIMADLTDAEQKLPVSYTGSDMGRATKGAARGLLGKVYLTTGDFAKAKDKLKEVIDQNTYQLLDDYKALWLVANANNQESLFEVQFKKGGTGTGSNFYNNFAPRNSGTSVIKVGFPSGRNIPTADLIAAYEPGDVRKDASLALGYTDGVTGKFVADPYTLKFQDTPFAEGDADNNWPVLRYADVLLMYAEALNEANGGPTAEALDAINAVRKRAKLAPLPSGINKAAFALAIEHERQVELAFEGHRWFDLVRTGRAVPVMNGHFKGPVVQEFNKVFPIPQTQIDVNPQGITQNPGYTF
- a CDS encoding M14 family zinc carboxypeptidase — translated: MNNINYLRLLVLSLFGLTNALGVARADAFGLTSRPNSMRIDTVSASSVFIHTGFENASPMNWEIDAEGRVVGRLVYDHERFSINRAVNHFHFRVEAPVGKEVTIILQNFDNIWNRTPASSISKRTPIVVSFDNKTWESRPTELISGNRLQFTLKMTGPSAYIASLEPYRISDLDRFLAKIRTHKLITVTPIGYTAEGKSLEIIKVGNEKAPKRLFIRARAHSFETGGNWTVEGLVNRLLKDDAESRLYLKNYCVYILPMANKDGVARGRTRFNANGYDLNRKWDRAADSLVAPENYFLEKWLQKMIRENKKPDLAIDLHNDPGGYLHISRPAGDITAYLANMKKLETLLRKYTWFTEGSTNPQFRNPGSLGEGFMERFGIQALVYELNYEWIEGLKKAPLAQDWVLLGSKLPEVFYHYFQNP
- a CDS encoding PQQ-dependent sugar dehydrogenase, which encodes MRKRVPLPIGWVGLLLFLIASVSFRVPGMLNVRVEPAESYTLDSTRLDVKTVAVNLNVPWDMVWGPDNWIWFTEQDGKVRRLNPETGQIIDLLQIGDYYRKRLGLASMVLHPDWKKTPQVFINYTHIQKDSVIVSKLVRYTYNGKILTHPTLLYQIPGYLGHNGSRLVISKDRKLLWATGDLKQHETILEPNATNGKVLRLNLDGTIPADNPFPGSPVWSMGFRVPQGLAYTDNGNLFIAEHGDATDDEVNRVVKGASYGWPHIAGFSDLPGEERYAAEHPSVFPVKAWTPTIAPAGMDYYNGNIPEWKNALLLTTLKDQSLRVLRLDARRETIIDEQIHFSKQFGRLRDVCVSPSGAVYISTSNRDWNPPANFPLPTDDRIIRISRAGVIPKAARVANVQKNTGPQSAALLYASYCASCHKPDGRGVPGSFPSLLTSARLKGDKKALIAFVLQGSQSASGEGMPAFSFMTDAQLAEVVSYARVNLAKEASAVSVEEIKQVRIDKK